A window of the Gossypium hirsutum isolate 1008001.06 chromosome A05, Gossypium_hirsutum_v2.1, whole genome shotgun sequence genome harbors these coding sequences:
- the LOC107957857 gene encoding glutamyl-tRNA reductase 1, chloroplastic produces MAVSSTFSGAKLERLLINSCSSPSASSLRACSLSHQQMKAFSKPNRGRKALAQRTGGVRCEVAQSDAINEGEKLDPSKASALSALEQLKTSAADRYTKERSSIVVIGLSVHTAPVEMREKLAIPEAEWPRAIAELCGLNHIEEAAVLSTCNRMEIYVVALSQHRGVKEVTEWMSKTSGIPVSEICEHRFLLYNKDATQHIFEVSAGLDSLVLGEGQILAQVKQVVKVGQGVVGFGRNISGLFKHAITVGKRVRTETNIAAGAVSVSSAAVELALMKLPESSHATARMLVIGAGKMGKLVIKHLVAKGCTKMVVVNRSEEKVAAIREEMQGVEIIYRPLTDMLACSAEADVVFTSTASETPLFLKEHVKDLPPVSSEVGGLRLFVDISVPRNVGSCVSDVEGARLYNVDDLKEVVAANKEDRLRKAMEAQAIIAEESKQFEAWRDSLETVPTIKKLRAYAERIRVAELEKCLSKMGEDIPKKTRRAVDDLSRGIVNKLLHGPMQHLRCDGSDDRTLSETLENMHALNRMFGLESDISLFEQKIRAKVEQSQK; encoded by the exons ATGGCGGTTTCTTCGACTTTTTCCGGTGCTAAATTGGAGCGTTTGTTGATCAATTCTTGCTCATCGCCCTCGGCTTCTTCTTTGCGGGCTTGTTCTCTTTCTCACCAGCAAATGAAGGCCTTTTCCAAGCCTAATCGTGGCAGAAAAGCTCTGGCTCAGAGGACTGGTGGAGTTAGATGTGAAGTTGCTCAATCCGACGCCATTAACGAAGGCGAAAAACTGGATCCTTCCAAGGCTTCTGCACTCTCCGCTCTTGAACAGCTCAAGACTTCCGCTGCTGACA GGTATACAAAGGAAAGGAGCAGCATTGTGGTCATAGGACTTAGTGTTCACACTGCGCCGGTGGAGATGCGTGAGAAACTTGCCATTCCTGAAGCAGAATGGCCACGAGCCATTGCCGAATTATGTGGTTTGAATCACATAGAAGAGGCTGCTGTTCTCAGCACCTGCAACAGGATGGAAATATATGTTGTGGCTCTATCACAGCATCGTGGAGTCAAAGAAGTAACTGAATGGATGTCAAAG ACTAGTGGTATCCCAGTTTCAGAGATTTGCGAGCACCGGTTTTTGTTGTACAACAAGGATGCTACACAGCACATCTTTGAAGTATCTGCTGGTCTTGACTCTCTTGTTCTTGGAGAAGGTCAAATCCTTGCACAAGTTAAACAAGTTGTCAAAGTTGGGCAAGGTGTTGTTGGCTTTGGAAGGAACATTAGTGGGCTGTTCAAGCACGCAATTACTGTTGGGAAGCGTGTTAGAACAGAGACTAACATTGCTGCTGGGGCTGTTTCTGTTAGCTCTGCTGCTGTTGAACTGGCTTTAATGAAGCTGCCTGAGTCCTCGCATGCTACTGCTCGAATGTTGGTTATTGGTGCAGGAAAGATGGGGAAGCTTGTGATCAAGCACTTGGTGGCAAAAGGTTGCACCAAGATGGTTGTTGTTAACAGAAGTGAGGAGAAAGTTGCAGCAATCCGCGAGGAGATGCAAGGTGTTGAAATTATTTACAGGCCCTTGACAGACATGCTCGCTTGTTCAGCTGAAGCTGATGTGGTCTTCACCAGTACCGCATCAGAAACCCCATTGTTTCTGAAAGAGCATGTCAAGGATCTCCCCCCTGTCAGTTCTGAAGTTGGCGGTTTAAGGCTCTTCGTTGATATCTCTGTTCCACGAAATGTGGGATCATGTGTCTCAGATGTTGAAGGTGCACGTCTCTACAATGTTGATGACCTGAAGGAGGTTGTAGCTGCGAATAAAGAGGACCGGCTACGAAAAGCAATGGAAGCTCAGGCCATTATTGCTGAGGAATCAAAACAGTTTGAAGCATGGAGGGATTCACTGGAAACTGTTCCAACCATCAAGAAGTTGAGAGCCTATGCAGAGAGAATTCGAGTTGCAGAGTTGGAGAAATGCTTATCAAAGATGGGTGAAGATATCCCTAAGAAAACAAGGAGGGCTGTGGATGATCTCAGCCGGGGAATTGTGAATAAACTTCTCCATGGTCCAATGCAGCACCTGAGGTGTGATGGTAGCGACGATCGAACTCTCAGTGAGACCCTTGAGAACATGCATGCACTTAACAGAATGTTTGGCCTCGAGTCAGATATATCACTTTTCGAGCAGAAAATTCGAGCCAAGGTGGAACAAAGCCAAAAGTAA